One stretch of Paenibacillus sp. AN1007 DNA includes these proteins:
- a CDS encoding DMT family transporter: protein MNTARSRTYAYIAAVVYAAIIGLSFLFVKMTVTIAHPIDVLAHRFALSLIVVSIPVLFGWIKIRLRLADLWRIVPLGLLSPVLFFAFQAFGLVTSNSSEAGIIQAMVPVFTLVLASVFLKERTSIVQKMSLLLSVAGVIFIFAMKGSGMSMSNLQGIVLLLLSAISFAGYGVLARPLTRKYKPLELTWVTLMVGCVVFNIAAFVRHAYTGSMAEYIQPLGDLSYLGALAYLAILSTMVSTLLSSYALTHLEASRVSVFSNLSTLISIAGGALILHEPVFGYHYIGAVLIIIGVLGTNMSTRKHSLVVHSKA from the coding sequence ATGAATACTGCACGAAGTCGAACCTATGCTTATATCGCAGCTGTTGTTTACGCCGCTATTATCGGGTTATCTTTTTTATTTGTGAAAATGACGGTCACCATCGCTCATCCCATAGATGTGCTTGCCCATCGCTTCGCCCTGTCGCTTATTGTGGTCAGCATTCCTGTGCTGTTTGGCTGGATCAAGATCCGTCTTCGACTGGCCGACCTGTGGAGAATTGTCCCGCTTGGACTGCTCTCACCCGTTCTGTTCTTTGCCTTTCAAGCCTTTGGACTGGTGACTTCCAATTCTTCGGAAGCGGGCATCATTCAGGCGATGGTACCTGTGTTCACCCTCGTCTTGGCTTCTGTCTTTCTGAAGGAACGGACATCTATTGTACAAAAGATGTCTCTGCTCCTGTCTGTCGCTGGCGTGATCTTTATCTTTGCCATGAAAGGCAGCGGCATGTCGATGAGCAATCTGCAGGGCATTGTACTGCTGCTGCTCTCGGCGATCAGTTTTGCAGGATACGGGGTACTGGCAAGACCGCTCACTCGGAAATATAAACCTCTGGAGCTGACTTGGGTTACCTTGATGGTAGGCTGCGTGGTATTTAATATCGCTGCATTCGTTCGCCATGCATACACCGGATCGATGGCCGAATACATCCAGCCGCTCGGCGATCTATCCTACCTGGGTGCGCTCGCTTATCTGGCGATTCTGTCTACCATGGTATCTACCCTGCTGTCCAGCTACGCCCTGACTCATCTGGAAGCTTCACGCGTCAGTGTATTCAGTAATTTGTCTACTCTCATCTCCATCGCAGGTGGGGCCTTAATTCTGCATGAGCCTGTATTCGGATACCACTACATTGGAGCTGTGCTGATTATCATCGGTGTACTTGGAACCAACATGAGTACGCGCAAGCATAGTCTGGTCGTTCATTCTAAAGCCTGA
- a CDS encoding carbohydrate ABC transporter permease: MVWRNVKWPIYHLFVAALALLMLYPVLWMLFSSFKESRTIFVTAESLFPTEWIWSNYVDGWKGTAGRPFMDYIANSLIIVVISTIGAVLSSSLIAFGFARLNFKGRTFWFSLMMLTLMLPHDVVLVPQYIIFTKLGWLNTILPIVVPTFFGMPFFIFLMVQFIRTIPKELDEAATIDGCNKFRLYVQIIMPLIKSSLATAAIFSFYWRWEDLLGPVLYLNSPDKYTVSMALKMFLDSESASNWGAMFAMSIVSLIPVVAVFFIFQKQIVQGMSTSGLKG; encoded by the coding sequence ATGGTGTGGAGAAATGTCAAATGGCCAATCTACCATCTGTTCGTTGCTGCGCTTGCCCTCCTGATGCTGTACCCGGTGCTGTGGATGCTGTTCAGTTCATTTAAGGAAAGCCGGACGATTTTTGTAACAGCAGAAAGCCTGTTTCCTACGGAATGGATCTGGTCCAACTATGTGGATGGCTGGAAAGGGACGGCGGGACGGCCATTCATGGATTACATCGCCAATTCACTGATCATTGTAGTCATTTCCACGATCGGGGCAGTGCTGTCATCTTCCCTGATCGCGTTCGGTTTTGCCAGACTGAACTTCAAAGGCCGCACCTTCTGGTTCTCTCTGATGATGCTTACGCTCATGCTGCCGCATGACGTCGTATTGGTTCCGCAGTATATCATTTTTACCAAACTGGGCTGGCTGAACACGATTCTGCCGATTGTTGTTCCGACCTTCTTCGGGATGCCGTTTTTTATCTTCCTGATGGTGCAGTTTATTCGTACCATTCCGAAAGAATTGGATGAGGCAGCGACGATTGATGGCTGTAACAAATTCAGACTTTATGTGCAAATCATCATGCCGTTGATCAAATCTTCGCTGGCGACAGCGGCAATCTTCTCCTTTTACTGGAGATGGGAGGACCTGCTAGGACCGGTGCTGTACCTGAACTCGCCTGACAAATACACCGTATCGATGGCACTCAAAATGTTCCTGGACAGTGAATCTGCCTCCAACTGGGGCGCGATGTTTGCTATGTCGATCGTCAGTCTGATTCCGGTTGTAGCCGTATTTTTTATCTTCCAGAAACAGATTGTACAGGGCATGAGCACGAGCGGTTTGAAGGGTTAA
- a CDS encoding rhamnogalacturonan acetylesterase, translating to MSSTTIYDESRGYGFEPGSLVYEKQRYDEQETEGFSSKGVYPPQGQAAMSARLRSSFCIPLKASFIVDVPDGTYQVLLIAGDLLADTVTRVKAGEGRLMLPPIRTVAGQCAEMRFAVVVRGGRLRLTFSGAAPRINALEITLANQTMTVFLAGDSTVTDQPESGYPYCGWGQLLPAQFKHDVAVDNHAQSGRSSRSFIHEGRLDAIMQRIKPDDFLWIQFGHNDEKPDPERGTDPFTTYKQYLKKYIDAAREAKARPVLITPVHRRYFADDGTLTDTHGDYITAMRELAADEEVPLIDLAERSRLMFEQTGEEGTKDDFMWVLPGEYINFPTGVEDNTHFQERGARRLAEQVAEAIRELRLQPLQMYLR from the coding sequence GTGTCGTCCACAACGATATACGACGAGAGCAGAGGATATGGATTTGAACCGGGTTCACTGGTATATGAGAAGCAGCGTTATGATGAGCAGGAAACGGAAGGGTTTTCTTCAAAAGGGGTTTATCCTCCGCAGGGGCAGGCAGCAATGTCTGCCCGCCTGCGTTCCAGCTTCTGCATCCCGCTCAAGGCTTCATTTATCGTCGATGTGCCGGACGGGACGTACCAGGTGCTGCTGATCGCAGGAGATCTTCTTGCGGATACGGTTACTCGTGTCAAAGCCGGAGAAGGCCGGCTGATGCTGCCTCCAATTCGCACGGTGGCCGGACAATGTGCTGAAATGAGGTTTGCAGTTGTTGTTCGAGGAGGGCGCCTTCGGCTTACGTTTTCGGGGGCTGCACCTCGTATAAATGCACTGGAGATTACGCTGGCGAATCAGACCATGACCGTGTTTCTCGCGGGGGATTCAACGGTAACGGATCAGCCAGAGAGCGGATACCCGTATTGCGGCTGGGGACAGCTGCTGCCTGCACAGTTCAAACATGACGTGGCCGTGGATAACCATGCACAGTCAGGCCGAAGCTCTCGCAGTTTCATTCATGAAGGTCGCTTGGATGCCATCATGCAGCGAATCAAACCCGATGATTTTCTATGGATTCAATTCGGACATAACGATGAGAAGCCTGACCCTGAACGGGGAACAGATCCTTTCACCACCTATAAGCAGTATTTGAAAAAATATATCGATGCCGCACGCGAGGCTAAAGCTCGCCCGGTGCTGATTACACCTGTGCATCGGCGCTATTTTGCGGATGACGGTACATTGACCGATACACACGGCGATTATATTACCGCCATGCGTGAACTTGCGGCAGATGAAGAGGTGCCGCTAATCGATTTGGCTGAACGCAGCCGTCTGATGTTTGAGCAGACGGGTGAAGAAGGCACCAAGGATGATTTTATGTGGGTACTGCCCGGCGAATATATCAACTTCCCAACGGGTGTGGAAGATAACACACATTTTCAGGAGCGAGGCGCACGCCGGCTGGCAGAGCAGGTGGCCGAAGCTATCCGTGAGCTGCGTTTGCAGCCGCTGCAGATGTACCTCAGATAA
- a CDS encoding sugar ABC transporter substrate-binding protein → MVKKAIFLVMAALLVFTAACSSGGGSEQGSGSKDDSVNLRIAWWGSDTRHEYTQKVIDLYKTKNPNVKIDVEYASFDDYWKKLAPQAAANQLPDIIQMDISYISQYAQNGQLEDLAPYLGSQIKVDDVAENVISTGVINGKQYGVPAGVNVLGFQYDPALLKKAGVDTMPENLTWESYEALGKQAAEKGLYLDGGVAPDIFFHYFLRTKGKSLYNPEGTGLGYDDDALFVEFFGLMQRMIEQKAAPSPDVANQTKGIIEESDLVKEKGIGVWQWSNQFVALQQVANRPLAIAPMPGPDMEKGLYMQPSMYWGVTSNSKVKEEAAKFIDFWVNDEEANKLIKGERGVPISGKIKEAIAPELSDATKQVFEFVASMEPKASPMSPPPPVGSPEVISSLADVVEELNFGKITAEQAAQTFRKNAEAVLANNK, encoded by the coding sequence ATGGTGAAAAAGGCAATATTCCTGGTGATGGCTGCGTTACTTGTGTTTACAGCAGCGTGCAGCTCAGGTGGAGGCAGCGAGCAGGGATCCGGGAGCAAGGATGATTCGGTAAACCTGCGTATCGCCTGGTGGGGCTCGGATACAAGGCATGAATATACACAGAAGGTCATCGACCTGTATAAAACGAAAAATCCAAACGTCAAAATTGATGTGGAATATGCTTCTTTTGACGACTACTGGAAAAAGCTTGCTCCGCAAGCCGCAGCCAACCAGCTGCCTGACATTATTCAGATGGATATTTCCTACATCAGTCAATATGCACAGAACGGTCAGCTTGAGGATCTCGCACCGTATCTGGGCAGCCAGATCAAGGTGGATGATGTAGCTGAGAATGTCATCAGCACAGGTGTAATTAACGGCAAACAGTACGGTGTACCTGCCGGGGTGAACGTACTTGGTTTTCAATATGATCCGGCACTGCTCAAGAAAGCTGGCGTAGATACCATGCCGGAAAATCTGACATGGGAATCCTACGAAGCGCTTGGCAAGCAGGCAGCGGAGAAGGGGCTGTATCTGGATGGCGGCGTAGCGCCGGATATCTTCTTCCACTATTTCCTGCGTACCAAAGGCAAATCACTCTACAACCCAGAAGGAACCGGGCTTGGTTATGATGACGATGCTCTATTCGTAGAATTCTTCGGATTGATGCAGCGGATGATTGAGCAGAAGGCAGCTCCTTCACCGGATGTGGCTAACCAGACGAAAGGCATCATCGAAGAGTCGGATCTGGTCAAGGAAAAAGGCATCGGGGTATGGCAGTGGTCTAACCAGTTTGTAGCTCTGCAGCAGGTAGCTAATCGTCCACTCGCGATTGCGCCAATGCCGGGACCAGACATGGAAAAAGGACTTTATATGCAGCCAAGTATGTATTGGGGTGTAACGTCCAACTCCAAAGTGAAAGAAGAAGCGGCAAAGTTCATTGATTTCTGGGTGAATGACGAAGAGGCGAACAAACTGATCAAAGGGGAGCGCGGTGTGCCGATTTCTGGGAAAATCAAAGAGGCCATTGCTCCTGAACTGAGTGACGCGACGAAGCAGGTATTTGAATTCGTGGCATCGATGGAACCGAAAGCTTCGCCAATGAGCCCACCACCACCGGTTGGATCACCTGAAGTGATTTCCTCCCTGGCAGATGTGGTGGAAGAGCTGAATTTTGGCAAGATTACTGCCGAACAGGCGGCACAGACTTTCCGCAAAAATGCAGAGGCCGTGCTAGCAAACAATAAATAA
- a CDS encoding PLP-dependent aminotransferase family protein, with amino-acid sequence MKKYEMIAQDLQQWIQEQMVSREGRYWEEKGIRLPAVRTVAAQYQCSVSTAIRAYEWLEHRHLVYAIPQSGYYAVQNGVEAQDVDWQEPLDFASAAPDPRVFPYADFRHCVDLAMREKQDELFLYGTDQGLPSLIELLKKQFTDYQVFAGTEQFFITSGVQQALATLVLMPFPGGRTKVMVELPTYHNMPILLKSLNVPIAGVRRTVEEGLDWDSLERQFAEGDIKFFYVMPRFHNPIGTSLTAAEKKRLLRLAHRYGVYLVEDDYLADLEDSTRQDPLWAYDMYDRVIYLKSYSKILFPGLRIGVAVLPTALVPGFGTYKKMLDIDTSVLSQAALEVYIHSGMFAHHRKTIRSRYATRMDVVKEQLAAHPEFGPFRSAPRTGAEHTVLPLPGDMPVRMLLSRLQNRGIIADTTERYYPEGTYRTYTDQMLRLNISNVPKQRIADAMQIIREEIMKLQIRSTTS; translated from the coding sequence GTGAAAAAATATGAGATGATCGCTCAAGATTTGCAGCAGTGGATACAGGAACAGATGGTGAGCCGGGAGGGCCGATATTGGGAGGAAAAAGGAATCAGACTTCCCGCCGTCCGCACCGTCGCAGCACAGTATCAATGCAGTGTGAGTACAGCGATTCGAGCTTACGAATGGCTTGAGCACAGACATCTGGTATATGCGATCCCTCAATCCGGCTATTATGCCGTACAGAATGGTGTAGAAGCACAGGATGTAGACTGGCAGGAACCTCTTGATTTTGCATCGGCCGCTCCGGACCCGAGAGTGTTTCCGTATGCCGATTTTCGGCACTGTGTAGATCTGGCAATGAGAGAGAAACAGGATGAACTATTTTTATATGGGACAGATCAGGGACTGCCTTCGCTGATTGAGCTCTTAAAGAAACAGTTTACCGATTATCAGGTATTTGCGGGGACGGAGCAGTTTTTCATCACATCGGGGGTGCAGCAGGCACTGGCGACACTTGTTTTAATGCCTTTTCCGGGCGGGAGAACTAAAGTGATGGTGGAGCTGCCAACGTATCACAACATGCCAATCCTGCTGAAGAGCCTGAACGTGCCGATTGCAGGTGTACGAAGAACGGTGGAGGAAGGACTGGACTGGGACTCGCTTGAACGTCAATTTGCGGAGGGAGATATCAAGTTTTTTTACGTCATGCCGCGGTTTCATAACCCCATCGGAACATCACTGACGGCAGCGGAGAAGAAGAGACTTCTCCGACTAGCACATCGATACGGCGTATACCTAGTGGAAGACGATTACCTGGCTGATTTGGAGGACAGTACAAGACAAGATCCCTTGTGGGCCTATGATATGTATGACCGGGTTATTTATCTGAAAAGTTATTCTAAAATTCTGTTCCCCGGACTGCGTATAGGCGTGGCCGTTCTGCCAACTGCGCTGGTGCCCGGCTTTGGGACGTATAAAAAAATGCTTGATATCGACACTTCCGTTCTATCTCAAGCTGCACTGGAGGTTTACATTCATAGCGGCATGTTTGCCCATCATCGCAAAACGATCCGCAGCCGTTATGCCACGCGTATGGATGTTGTAAAGGAGCAGTTGGCAGCTCATCCCGAGTTTGGACCATTCCGCTCTGCGCCGCGAACTGGAGCAGAGCATACAGTGCTGCCTTTACCAGGAGATATGCCTGTCCGTATGCTGCTCTCCCGTCTGCAGAACCGCGGAATTATTGCAGATACAACAGAACGGTATTATCCCGAAGGAACTTACCGAACTTATACGGACCAGATGCTGCGGTTGAATATATCCAACGTTCCAAAACAGCGTATTGCAGATGCAATGCAGATCATTCGGGAGGAGATTATGAAATTGCAGATCAGATCCACAACAAGTTAG
- a CDS encoding spore germination protein, which produces MEKHRIDKASYETLLVSLRKNFESCADVVIQTFSAQDETVRSVMLLYCDGLVDNKQINQFIIPRLEQHTLIMEEAVPKELGLTLKPIDDIADLQNINMLLFSGQLLLIFENGVQACSLDIANIPGRAPEESAIETSVKGPRDGFTEELSTNIALVRKRLKTSSMCYEKIIKGDRTQTTIGLLYVRDIINPEILETARSNLNQINVDGIMGTSIMERAVMGGVRSIFPLTDNSERPDYVADSLINGRFAVLTDGSPIAVIAPTTLFNQLKSPEDESTPFFIVTFERILRIAGLLIACFFPAFYIGLTSFNLEQIPLPLLATIAGTRMGLPMPVTLEAFLMIFMFELFNEAGRRLPRALGQTVSVVGGLIIGDAAIRAGITSPTIIVTVAISVISSYILVNTVLGGATSQIRIGMLIASSILGLFGFMVALFALLVHLVSLECYGVSYLSPVSPYIPGDFTQAVSMPPSMTRTKRPAVLRTQDSTRHKEKP; this is translated from the coding sequence ATGGAGAAACACCGGATTGACAAGGCATCCTATGAGACCCTGCTTGTCTCCCTAAGAAAAAATTTTGAATCCTGTGCAGATGTGGTCATTCAGACGTTTTCTGCCCAAGATGAGACCGTTCGTTCTGTCATGCTGCTCTACTGTGACGGGCTGGTAGATAACAAACAGATCAATCAATTTATCATCCCGCGTCTGGAACAGCATACATTGATCATGGAAGAGGCTGTGCCCAAGGAGCTTGGCCTAACCCTGAAGCCTATAGATGACATTGCTGATCTCCAAAACATAAACATGCTCCTGTTTAGCGGGCAGCTGCTTCTTATTTTTGAAAATGGTGTACAGGCCTGCAGTCTGGATATTGCCAATATTCCGGGGCGTGCACCAGAAGAGTCAGCCATCGAGACGTCCGTAAAAGGACCACGCGACGGATTCACCGAAGAGCTGTCCACGAACATCGCCTTGGTTCGCAAACGATTGAAAACGTCATCCATGTGTTATGAGAAAATCATAAAAGGGGATCGCACACAGACAACGATCGGCCTCTTATATGTCAGAGATATTATTAACCCCGAAATTCTAGAGACTGCTCGCAGCAATCTGAATCAGATTAACGTTGACGGCATCATGGGCACGTCCATTATGGAACGTGCCGTTATGGGAGGCGTGCGAAGCATCTTCCCGCTCACGGATAATTCTGAACGTCCAGACTACGTCGCGGATTCCTTAATCAATGGACGCTTCGCTGTACTTACGGACGGATCACCCATAGCCGTCATTGCACCGACAACGCTGTTTAACCAGTTGAAATCACCCGAAGATGAGAGCACTCCCTTTTTCATCGTGACCTTTGAACGGATACTACGGATTGCCGGGCTGCTCATTGCCTGTTTCTTTCCCGCCTTCTACATCGGTTTGACCAGCTTTAATCTGGAACAGATTCCGCTTCCGCTGCTTGCAACCATTGCTGGAACGCGGATGGGATTACCTATGCCGGTTACCCTTGAAGCTTTCCTCATGATCTTTATGTTTGAACTGTTCAATGAAGCTGGACGCAGGCTGCCTCGTGCATTGGGACAGACCGTCAGTGTGGTTGGCGGCTTAATCATCGGAGATGCAGCCATTCGAGCCGGAATTACATCTCCCACAATTATTGTCACCGTAGCGATCTCCGTCATCTCCAGCTACATTCTGGTGAACACGGTTCTTGGAGGGGCCACATCGCAAATCCGTATCGGGATGCTGATCGCTTCTTCGATCTTGGGATTATTCGGCTTTATGGTTGCTCTGTTTGCCTTGTTAGTTCATCTCGTATCCTTGGAGTGTTACGGCGTATCCTACCTCTCCCCTGTATCACCATACATTCCGGGAGATTTCACACAGGCCGTATCGATGCCTCCTTCCATGACACGCACCAAACGGCCAGCTGTATTACGCACGCAGGACTCTACCCGTCATAAGGAAAAACCTTAA
- a CDS encoding Ger(x)C family spore germination protein has translation MRWACVSSIVAVCVMLLTGCWDSKEVQSINFITAIGIDYADNQYTTYAQLIDFSSIAKQEGPTPREGSQIWIGKGTGTTLSMAINNLYQTSQQQTLWTHVKAIVLSKNALEGRLEDIFNTLLHSGQLRYTPWIYATEQDMSTLLSPSAILNQSAQTIELFEPMRLYRQHSGYEPIRLHQLLDSLREPASVVLLPSVSTKNQTWHNGEETPPLIRMDGFYVVSNGKSQGKVSGAEADGARYVNYDHVYQYPLYVYGKHGSTPDLTLTLHKPKTRIKAKKSANGISFDLFTSVKAAIAEDHGSYPSPRLMEQEAIKQIESQIRSTFAKTQARKIDSFGLVEHLYRHHSDWWREEIAQQADPITRFQLGQVEVKVQILNASTYKYGE, from the coding sequence ATGAGATGGGCTTGCGTAAGCAGCATCGTGGCGGTTTGTGTCATGCTGCTGACAGGATGCTGGGATTCCAAGGAAGTGCAGAGCATTAACTTTATTACAGCCATCGGCATCGATTATGCGGATAATCAATATACGACATACGCCCAGTTAATTGATTTTTCCAGCATTGCAAAACAGGAAGGTCCGACACCAAGAGAAGGCAGTCAAATATGGATCGGAAAAGGCACGGGCACAACGTTAAGTATGGCGATCAACAATCTGTATCAGACCTCGCAGCAGCAAACGCTGTGGACTCATGTGAAAGCAATTGTGCTGTCCAAAAATGCATTGGAAGGGCGACTAGAGGATATTTTCAACACGTTGCTTCATTCCGGACAGCTGCGATACACACCATGGATCTATGCGACGGAACAAGATATGTCCACTTTACTCTCTCCCTCCGCGATTCTGAACCAGTCGGCTCAAACGATTGAGTTGTTTGAACCGATGCGACTGTATAGACAGCATTCCGGGTATGAGCCCATACGCCTGCATCAGCTGCTTGATAGTTTGAGAGAACCCGCATCCGTCGTGCTGCTGCCTTCTGTTTCCACTAAAAATCAGACGTGGCATAACGGTGAAGAGACCCCGCCGCTGATCCGAATGGATGGATTTTACGTGGTGAGCAATGGAAAAAGTCAGGGGAAAGTTTCTGGTGCCGAAGCAGACGGCGCCCGTTACGTAAATTATGATCATGTGTACCAATATCCGCTGTACGTCTATGGGAAGCATGGCAGTACTCCTGATCTTACATTGACTCTTCACAAACCCAAAACGCGTATAAAGGCAAAAAAAAGTGCTAACGGTATCTCCTTTGATCTGTTCACTTCTGTGAAGGCTGCAATTGCCGAGGATCACGGCTCTTATCCTTCTCCTCGTTTAATGGAGCAGGAGGCAATCAAACAGATCGAGAGCCAAATCCGCAGCACCTTTGCCAAAACCCAAGCACGAAAAATAGATTCATTTGGTCTTGTCGAACATCTCTACCGACATCATTCTGATTGGTGGAGAGAAGAAATTGCTCAGCAAGCAGATCCCATCACACGTTTTCAACTTGGCCAAGTTGAAGTAAAAGTACAAATTCTCAATGCCAGTACGTATAAATATGGGGAGTAA
- a CDS encoding endospore germination permease: MKRTQPSFLQAMMLIMLSVGLISHVLIIPALLSAAKRDSWISVLLSAGPFVIFVLMLAYVSKFLQHQTLHDWLSSHLGRPVGLLLRVGNSLFFLSVIYFTLRDTTTWAKTNYLTETPVMATTIALMALCGYAAYKGMRSLAFTAGLILPLVVLLGFYVAIVNSQYKDYSRLLPVLEHGWSPVFHGMVYSLAGMFELLFLWYIQPHLSKRIKLWQYLMLAFIIIGLTTGPLIGAIVEFDPYEAAKMRYPAFEEWRIASLGKYIAQTDFFSIYQWLAGSFTRISLAMYIVVEIWNIKKTSRRMISCASLAVFFILSMLYPLDDITFSKILVDYIFPFNLVYLSGFAVLAAAVALIHSRHQRRKQHHGETPD, from the coding sequence ATGAAACGTACGCAGCCGTCTTTTTTGCAAGCCATGATGTTAATCATGTTGTCGGTTGGTCTCATCAGCCATGTATTAATTATTCCTGCTCTTCTCAGCGCGGCTAAAAGGGATTCCTGGATCTCCGTTCTATTATCCGCAGGGCCGTTCGTCATCTTTGTTCTGATGCTTGCCTATGTGTCTAAGTTCCTGCAGCATCAAACTTTACATGATTGGCTGTCTTCCCATCTTGGCAGACCCGTAGGCCTACTCCTGCGGGTGGGGAACAGTCTCTTTTTTCTATCTGTCATCTACTTTACGCTGCGGGACACAACAACCTGGGCCAAGACTAACTATCTGACGGAAACACCTGTCATGGCAACCACGATTGCACTCATGGCCTTATGTGGGTATGCTGCCTATAAAGGCATGCGCTCCCTTGCCTTCACAGCGGGACTGATTCTGCCGCTCGTCGTGCTGCTCGGTTTCTACGTAGCGATTGTCAATTCCCAGTATAAAGATTACAGCCGTCTTTTGCCTGTGTTGGAGCATGGATGGTCACCTGTATTTCACGGGATGGTGTACAGTCTCGCAGGCATGTTTGAGCTGCTCTTCCTCTGGTACATTCAGCCTCACCTCAGCAAACGCATAAAGTTATGGCAGTATCTGATGCTTGCTTTCATCATAATTGGTTTAACGACAGGACCGCTAATTGGGGCTATTGTAGAATTCGATCCTTACGAAGCCGCTAAAATGAGATATCCTGCCTTTGAGGAATGGCGTATCGCTTCCCTCGGCAAATATATTGCCCAGACTGATTTTTTTTCTATCTATCAATGGCTTGCCGGTTCATTTACCCGCATCAGTCTGGCTATGTATATTGTGGTAGAAATTTGGAATATTAAAAAAACCTCCAGAAGGATGATCTCCTGCGCCTCGTTAGCTGTATTTTTTATTCTATCCATGCTCTATCCTCTGGACGACATTACCTTTTCGAAGATTCTGGTCGATTACATCTTTCCATTCAATCTCGTGTATCTGAGTGGATTTGCGGTTCTGGCTGCGGCCGTTGCCCTTATCCATTCACGTCATCAGAGGAGGAAACAACACCATGGAGAAACACCGGATTGA
- a CDS encoding sugar ABC transporter permease, whose product MRQYSSLRRNLTGYAFISPFIIGFLGFTLIPMFVSLYMSFTSYNLFTSPRWIGLDNYTKMFFDDPKYWNSVKVTFLYVFIGVPLRLIFALFVAMILNTGSRMVGTYRTLYYLPSIIGGSVAVSIMWRNLFSNEGVINSAMTAIGIGPISWFGDPDAALVMLISLSVWQFGSSMLIFLAGLKNISPEMYEAAGVDGANPVRKFFSITLPLLSPIVLFNLIMQTIGAFMTFVPAYIISKGEGGPMDGTMLYSLYLFRQAFMFNNMGYASAMAWVMLIMIGVLTAAVFLTSKLWVFYESEGGK is encoded by the coding sequence TTGAGGCAGTATTCATCATTGCGCCGAAACTTGACAGGATATGCGTTTATCAGCCCGTTTATCATCGGGTTCCTCGGATTTACGCTCATTCCGATGTTTGTTTCCTTATATATGTCGTTTACGAGTTATAACCTGTTCACCTCTCCAAGGTGGATCGGGCTGGACAATTATACCAAGATGTTTTTTGATGATCCGAAATATTGGAATTCGGTCAAGGTTACCTTTTTATATGTGTTCATCGGGGTGCCGTTAAGGCTGATCTTTGCCCTCTTTGTCGCGATGATTCTGAATACGGGCTCTCGCATGGTGGGAACGTACCGTACACTGTACTATCTGCCTTCCATCATCGGCGGTAGTGTGGCCGTATCTATTATGTGGCGTAACCTGTTCAGCAATGAAGGGGTCATCAACAGTGCGATGACAGCTATCGGTATTGGGCCGATCAGCTGGTTTGGCGACCCGGACGCGGCACTAGTCATGCTGATCTCGTTGTCGGTGTGGCAGTTTGGTTCTTCGATGCTGATCTTTCTGGCAGGACTCAAAAATATTTCCCCTGAGATGTATGAGGCTGCAGGTGTGGACGGCGCGAATCCGGTTCGCAAATTTTTCAGCATTACGCTGCCGCTGCTCAGTCCAATTGTACTGTTCAATCTGATTATGCAGACGATCGGTGCATTTATGACCTTTGTGCCTGCTTACATCATTTCAAAAGGCGAGGGCGGTCCAATGGACGGTACGATGCTGTACTCGCTCTATCTGTTCCGTCAGGCGTTTATGTTTAACAACATGGGTTATGCTTCCGCGATGGCCTGGGTCATGTTAATCATGATTGGTGTGCTTACGGCAGCTGTGTTCCTGACATCCAAGTTATGGGTATTCTACGAATCTGAAGGAGGGAAATGA
- a CDS encoding sensory rhodopsin transducer has protein sequence MTNHANVQKNPNSHGHTYWVIPDGYIPPDSSGALESHESICVLNTGGTDAALDITIYFEDREPLEQIRAEVPARRTKHIRTASLRSEGEAIPPGVPYAFTLSSNVPVIVQYSRLDTTQPELALMSVMAYPVA, from the coding sequence ATGACAAATCACGCTAACGTTCAAAAAAATCCGAACTCCCATGGTCATACCTATTGGGTTATTCCGGATGGCTATATTCCCCCGGATAGCTCAGGTGCACTGGAGAGTCACGAGAGTATTTGCGTATTAAATACAGGCGGTACAGATGCGGCACTGGACATCACGATTTACTTTGAAGATCGCGAGCCGCTCGAACAGATCAGAGCCGAAGTTCCGGCCCGAAGAACAAAGCATATCCGTACCGCATCGCTGCGTTCTGAAGGCGAAGCTATTCCTCCTGGCGTACCGTATGCCTTTACGCTATCAAGTAATGTGCCAGTCATTGTCCAGTATAGCCGTCTGGACACAACCCAGCCTGAACTGGCTCTAATGAGTGTCATGGCGTACCCTGTGGCATAA